The DNA window CGCCCATGTGCGCCGGATGGACGATCTGGCACGCATGATGCACTCGGCGTCGGAATGCCACCCGGACCTGCACAGCATCGACTGCCTCGGCTACACAGACGACGCCGCCAACAGCCGCTACGGCCTCGTCTACAcggcgccggcctcgtcgcACTCGACGCTCAAGACGCTCATCTCCAGCCCGGACCTCAAGACGCCCGACCTCGACGAGCGCGTCCACCTCGCCCGCACCCTCGCCGTGGCCGTCTGGTCGCTGCACTCGCTCGACTGGCTGCACAAGTCGCTCTGCAGCTCCaacatcctcttcttcccctcggccttttccacCTCGGCCAACTCGCCCACCGCCTCGGCCGCCCTCGTCCCGGACATTTCGCACCCGTACCTCAGCGGCTTCGACGCCTCCCGCCCGGAGCTCGACACGGCGCTGTCCGTGGCGCCCAAGAATCCGTCCATTGAGGACCTGCACCGCCACCCGGGCTCCCTGCGCGGCAGCCCGCACATCAAGTCGTTTGACATTTACAGCTTCGGCCTGGTGCTCCTCGAGATTGGGCTCTGGAAGGTGCTGCAGGCGTACTACAAGGCGCACTACTCGGCCGAGCGCTGGCGCGACAAGGTCGTGCTTGCCGTGCTGGTTCCCGCGCTGGGCAGCAAGGTCGGCAAGGTTTACAAGGACGTTGTGGAAATGTGTCTGCGGGTGGATGAGGACATGACGAGCATTGAGGCTGGGGAGTTGATGGAGGAGGTTGTGAGCAAGCTGGAGAGCATACGGGTATAACGCGATTTATAATGACCGATGATGATAATGATTCAGCATAGCATGATACGCAATGACGGGATAGCAAAAGGCATATACAGCATATAGAAAGAGATAGAAGAGCCGGGATTGGTatagtaaaaagaaaatgctaATGTTATGACTCTTGCAGATAGTATTTTTCATCCATAGTAACAAGTCACAAAATCATGAACCTTTATTTTTTGCAAAAACTCAGTTGACAATTAATTAGAAAAGTTTGATTTGAATATCATGCAACAAATTGATATATGAACAAACACCCTCCCGCCACCACTCCCCTTTGTTTCCATAGCCAAACAAGCAACCAACATCAGCAATATTGCATTACCCAAATCCTGAAAATTCCAACACTCAGTAGTCCAAGTCGGCAGTTGTAGTAGCTtaaaaaaagaggacaaaaggtattgaagagcaagaagagaagaagaaagagaaaaagaagagataaggggaaaaagagctggatgaaaccgcaaaaaaaaaaaaaaaaaaaaaaagggggatAACCAGTACCATgctagagaaaaaaaacgttaagagtagaaaaaaaaaaccaataTACACCAGATTCCGTCCTTTGCCTTTCCGTCCATtgcgccgtcgccatcgtaGCTTTCTCGTTCCTCATTcctcattctctctctctctctcttgagTGTACGTCAGCTCTCCATCGTCAGCTTTCTTCTGGCAACTTCAAGACAACAACTTCCAGCGTTGTAGTAGCAAGTGGtattggtggtggtggtgatatGGTGGTATAAAAGTCAATCATCCTGCTTCTCGCCCGTCGCGCCTTGGAATACTAAAACGCCCGTGTATATGCATACGCATGAATCGCTCGTGATAGAATAAAACGTCAAGTCATGATCGTTAAGATGAAAAGTTTACAAGGTGCTCAGCCATTTCCCGGTGAATGGCCGCTCCGGCTCGCCGCCTCGTCACGGTCCCCTAGGACGTGCCCGAGACTCTTCGAGCagtcgacgatgccgctggTGATATGCCTGCCCCGGCGCTACCCACGCGGCCACTCGTCTTGCGGACACCAGCAGATTCCTTGGACCGCAGCGGTGAATCCGCCGCTTGCCGTCTCGCGCGCACCTTGGCAAGCGTGCCAGACTGGCTGGAGGGCCTTTCCGCAGATTTGGGCTTGACGGTGCCTATATTCTCGGCATCAAAAGAAGCGTCATTGTCAATCACATAACCTGCGTTCTGACTTGTTGACGTCTTTTCGGTATTTCGGTTGGATGACTGGGCCGCTTTGCGCTGCTTTCGCATCCGCAAGTGGTgcagctgctcttcctccgGCTCTGGGTTCCCCTGGGATCGACGTTGAGGCGGtggcgccgcagcagccgcctctGCTGCTTGTGCCAACATCTGCTCCTCAGAGCCCGATCTACCATAGTGTTGGTAACGATCTCGTGCTCCCTTTCGTGGCTGGCCAGGTGTTGGCGCTGGTAGATAGTCCTCATGGACCCCGACATTGCTACTTCGATCGTGGTCCACCTCGCTGAGTGGTGTGCGGTTGGATGGGCTTCGGTTGGAGGGTGTCGTGGCCTGCAGGTTTCGCGAACTCTTGGTAGCTCGCATAGGTGTGCTCGGCACTTGGTggccaccagcagcagcggcggcggcagcggcaaactCCCTTCTGAGCTTTCGCTCGATGCGCTCCTCGATCCACCACTCGCGGAATGTTCCCTGATTCAGATGCAGCCAGTGCTGCTGAGGCCCAACAACCATGCCAGGTCTCATAAACCGCATGAAAGAAATAACCTCGTTGGCGGTGAAACCATGGCGGTAGATCAGATAGGCGCCAATGAGGCAGCCAGTACGCCCCAGACCAGCCTTGCAGTGAACAGCCACGCCCCTCTTCTTGACGGTGATGGTCTCGTGGGCCATGCGAATGAACTTGCGAACCATGGAAAGAGGTGGGCAGGTTCCGTCATCGAATATCATGTCAATGTGCTGGATTCCCATGGACTCGAAATAAGACGGAGAGTAGAGATGTGAGTTCAACCGGACGACCAGGCCAATGTTGCGTTCGCTAAAGTGGGAGAGCACATTCTTGAAGGGCTGGGGAAGAAGCGGGTGATCTTCAACTGCGGCGACATCTCTAGGTAGCAGCGGATAGAGCTCGGAGCCTTCGGTAATCTTGGCCACCGGCGCGTGCTGGGGAGAGGCAAAAGCAAGGAAGTTGGGCGTGATCCAGTTGAAGTCGCCGTGCTCGACCCGCTCATACATCTCGTACTGGTCCAAGTCAAAGTTGTCCAAGTCGCAGCActtttcctccttggccttccaAACGCCGTAGACTACATCTTGGACGCTGATTCCGTAGTCGGCCTGGCTGTAGCCGGCGTCTCGGAAGGGCATCAACGGAGGGTCGATCTGAGCAATCGGGGCCAAGGCCAGGTGAGGCGGCCAGTTTTGGATCAGAACCATGTAGCAAGCCAGCATGCAAGCAGCATTTGCGCGGCCTATCATGATTTGAATCCGTTAGTTGGGCCACTATGGAGCGCAGACGGTAGACTCACTTCTCGGGTCAGCGAGACTGTAGAAGACAATGGGCCGATCCCGGTTCTCCTTGGCGCCCAGGATATCGTGGAACTTGATGGCAAACCGGTACAGGTGGCCGATGTGCAGAGGGCCAAAGTCGTGGTGGAACGCGTTGTACAGCAGAGTGTCGTCGACGGTGAAGTAGCAGGGCGGGTTTTTGTTGGTCACCAGAGGCGCCGGAGCAGCGCCGTCGGCATATCGAGACGCTCGTTTCCGGGGCGATTCGGTGCCGGGCAGCGGCGTGTCTGGATCCGGGGTGCGCACGTAGGCGCCGAGATATAGTCGGTCTGTGAATCGAGCCAAACTGTCAGCGCCAGAAAAGAGTAGAATGCAATTGCACGCCGTCGAGAAGAAATCTCGGTAATTCGTTCAAAAACACATACCAGGAATGTATTCGACTACATGGCCCAGGTTCTGGGAATGTCTGGTAGCAGGAGCCATATTTCCAGGCTCGCTTCTCGCAgagggcagcagcaaatcgGTGTTTCAACAAACAATTCTAATATACCACAAAACTGTAAAATGCTGATTGAGAATGCAAAACGGGATACCGATGCGCACGCGGGTGCAGATGcgcaaagcaaaaagaacaagggAGATTAAAAAGCTGCGGTGAAGctccaaaaaaaagggtcgTGTGATCCGGTTAATGTAAACAACACAAACGACACTTTGTAAAAGGGGGGTTGGCTTCGGTGGGATTTTTTGATTTTatcagaaaaagaaatccaCCAAAGTAAACTCAATTGAAGCCACAATTACTCCACCGTCGATGAGTCTCTTCGTCTCGTCGCAAAGGGAAGAATTAATTCGTCGCGGGATAGCGGATATTCCGGGGTGTATGTGGTTGCGGCGACTGCACGATGGATACGCCTTTGCGGTTCtccgtttctctctctctctcggtTTCCCGTCTCTTCTCCCGTCAATGCTATTCAACCAGAGAGCTTCCAAGCAAAGATATGACTTGGACAGCCAAGCCTTCGTTTGGGGAGGGAGGAGATAGGAAGAGGGTGGAaggaggaaaggaagaagccgTGAGCGGGAGGGGAAGCGAGAGGAGAGaatcaagagaaaaagtGATGCTTGGAACCTGGTGATATGTATGGGCCGTCACGGTGTTTTTGTAACAGGGGGGGTGTTTAGCTGCAGATGTTATGCTTACAGGGCGCCTTCAGCCCCTATGAAGCCTGTTTCGCCAACGCCTAGAGCCAGCGCATGCGCTGTTATGGCGGGTCGCGGCTGCGTCGCCACGGCAACATCACAACATGGTCCAAGCTGATGCTCTGCTGGCACTCTGCTAGCCTttgcgttgctgctgcggagaTACGTACCCCCGCCGCTGTGTGTGTCTTCTGCCCACAGTTGGGCCTCGACGCCTGCTCGCGCCACACTACTTTGTGGCTGATGCTTCCATTCCACGCGCACTACCCATCGTCACATCATCAGGGCGCAAAAGCTTCCATTTTCCCATTCCTCGCATACCAGACGCCGTCGACGACTGCAGATCCACAGCAACCGCCCCCCCGGTCTGTTATCCTGACGCGCATCAGCCACTCAGCTGCCATCGCTTAAAACCCTGTCGAACGAAACaaacgaagacgaagaaataatttaaaaaagagagagcgcAGAGGCCCGTCCTTTGTCAAACCAAAATCATCAAAGCACCAGcacaacaaagaaaaaaaaaaagaagattacCCATATCAAaaccaagaaagaaaaacagaaacaaagaaaagaaaaacaaaactGCGCCGTTGTCTCGGTCTCAATCAAATCACTCCCCCGCCGCTGGCCGGTTGTCCCGCCACAATGAGTTCCGATCCCAAGTTCCCATGCAGCATGCAAGTTACAATGTCCCCTCGTTTCCCTGCCAATCGATGATATTTTTAGTTCCAactttcccctctctctccaataggcatcttctcaatctctAACACTCAGAATCTTGGTTCCTCACAGACATCTGCAAATTCCCTTGCCCACGCCCCGACTCGCCTCCACGGCCCTCAAGGCCCTCCAAGTCGATCCCGAGCTGTCGCCCCTCGTCCAGAGACACTTCTCCATCGTCTCGACTTCGTCGACGGAGCCCGAGGAGAGTGCGCAAGTGCTGCGGGTGGAATACCAGGCAACGACGAATCGCATGCTGCGAGTTGCCGTCAACTCGTTCATGGAAGGCCTCAAGCTGGTCTTGGAGGTCATGGAACAACTAGACGTCGACGTTTTGGCGGCAGAGAGCAAGGCAGCAATCAAGTCTCCGTAAAAATATATCCCACAGCTGCCCCATGCCTAATACAATGTGAAACACCGCTATATACCTATACCATACCACGATGGCACTTGAGCAGTACCAACCACCTAGAACGAACGATACGACAATGTCGACTACCTCTCGATAGACATCATGAAAATTGTATGACGAAGAAATGATACGCCTTCAGTTGCGTAGTGATATTCAGGATTTTACTCTCCACAGAGTCTAGATTACACTATCATGCATATAATAAGataataaagaaacaaaaaaagaagaagaaagccaaATCAAGAGcgaaaacaagaaacacGTCTCCCCATTTGACATCAATGCAtaccaagaagaaagaaagtaaGAAAGGGGGGAATCAAACACTGAGAAATCGTGAAAAAGGCCACCCAAATATGTCATAATTCTTCCCCGTTCTTCCACTCCTTGCCAACCGGAAACACCACACGACGCAAAATCATGTATAATGATCGTATCCCATTAATAACACCTTATTCCCGCTCCAGCTCGTAATGCTTCTGCTCCACACATATGTATGCTCTCTGGTGTCAACGTCAGCTGGCCTTTTGAGGCTCGTCTGCTGCCTCGTTGGCCATTTTCATGTCTCCTTGGGCATCCGGTCCCCCGCCGGCGCATTGCTCCTCATTAATCATTGGCAGCGTCTTATCGACACTGCCGCCGTTTGATCCTGTCAGCTtctcaagctgctctttCAAGGCCTGAAGCTCTTGCTTCAAGTCCCCATTCTCCTTCTCGAGCGTCTTCATATGGACAATGGCATTTTCCACGACGCTGGCTTTGCTGTTTGACGCGTGAGCTTGCTTGCCGTCCTTTTGTTCGCTGTCGTCACCCGAAACTATCTTATTCTTGCCTTCCGGAAGGAGGCTTGCCATGATCTGCAAAGCAGAGTTGATTCGGTTACGGCGACCTTGTTCGGCGATTTTGTGTGATGTCCGCTTTGACGTGAGATTTGTCGACAGCTCGCTGGGGTAAGATACACCGGGGACTTGGTTGCCTTCCAAGATGTTTTGATAGTTCGATTTTGACATTAGCAGTCGCGACGCATGGTCCTCAACAGACATTCCAGGCGTGCCGGGAAGTAGGGGTTTGATATTGGGAGATATCCTGGGTAGCAAAGCCGGAGAGGCGTGGATCGAACCCGTAGACCGCTTACGGCTGTTGCGGGCGGAGAGCTGCGGTGTCTTTCGCTGGCTAGAGCTAGCTGGCCCAGGCAGTAGAACAGGGCTCTGGGTTGCTGACGATGTTCCTGTTGCTCTCACAATCGGTGAAGGCATAGACTGAAACGTGACTCCCTTGGATGCCGTGCTCGGCTCAGGTCGAGGAGTTTGGGAAGCAATTCGGACGTTGGCGAGGCTACCAGCCAGAGTCGGGTTCGATATTGATTCAGGAAGTTCAAGTGATTCGATATTGTCGGATAGCTGAGGCTCTTGATGGCTTGTTGTGagcttctttgtcttggaggcaggcagcttcatcagcgAAGCTGGCGTGGCAGGGTGAGGGAGGTGCTGTTCTTCGAGCAGAGCAGTTGCGTGATTTGGCTGCATATTCGTCTGCGGCCTTATATAGGGCGATTTGCTCATTGAGCGCCTGGCGGGAATCGGGGGAGGAGGCATTTCTGAAAGGTTCTCTGGCGAGACGGATGCATTTTCGTCTGACCCATCAGTAGAAGCAGCAGGCAATGGAAGTAGCCCGTGCTCAATTTGCAGATTCCTCTCTTCAACTTCGCTCAGCACCTGGGATACCATAGCCGGGCTAGGGCCAGTCTTTCGTCTCAGTGGTTTCGAAATGGGTGAGCTCTTGACGCCAGGCTTACTCCTGGCTTTGGTGGCCTGTgtctttcttgtcttttttgagAGGTCCAAGTTGACGGCAGGGACGATGAGGGGCTCGAGGTCCATGTCTATCGGTGAGTTGTTTGAGTGAGTGTTGTGGTCGTAGTTTGATGATGAATCATTCTGAGCATGGAGTGCTGGCGAAGTGAGGGGACTAAAGTACGCTCCTGGCACAGTAAAGGCACCATCCATATTGAAATGGGGATCCAGAGGGGTGACAGCAGGCGAGACAAGAGGTGTAAATGCCATCTAAGAATTATCCTGTTAGAAAATAGTTCCAACTCACCagatcaaaaaaaaaaaaaaaaaaaaaaaaaaaaaaaaaaggcagaggacaagaaaaagagaaaagagaagaaaaaattgaaaattAACAAAGGGTAACTCACATCCTGCTCGGCCAGCCGTTGATGGTAACCCCTATCATAGGCACCTCTTGACGGCATCTGCTCAGCCTGGGAGTAAAACTGGCCACTACCAGGCGTCATCTCCAGGCTCTGCGGTGTCGGAGGCACAGAATGGCCTTGGTTGACGAAGAAAGtggcctgctgctcctgaagttgccgctgctgttgctggaaCTTCTGCTGTTGGAGATACTGGATCTGGGCGTCGATGTTGGAAATCGCCTCGTGCGACGCTGACGCCGGCATCATGTGGgacggcagcggcgccatggccggcgTGTGGTTCTGTAGCAAGCCGTCGCTTCTGGCGATCATGCTGGAGGGATCTGTGTCGCTCATGAGCGCGTCGGCCGTCTGTCGAGGCTGCGCCATGATGGAGTGGGAGCCGTCATCCTGGAAACCCTGGAAATCAAATTGCATTCCGTCGCCCATGTTGGCCATGCCGCTGATGTCGAGAAACTGCTGGAAGTCGTCCTCCGAGGCCGCGGCCATGGCCTGGTCCTGCGTATTCCACGTCGCAGAGCTCATCATGGCTCTGTGTTTGGAGGTGCGCCGAAATGGGGACCTCTctgaataagaaaaagaagaagaagaaaacccGCACCCTCGTCCGTAGCGATAAAGACCCAAATCAAAAGATATTCGGCGATCGAGTCCCAGCCCAAGGCGTCGTTGCGACACACCTTTTTCCCTTCACAGTAGTGTGCCCACAGTGCGAGTAGCGGTTCTCGGACACCGCTCTCCCGAGACTTTGtctcttaaaaaaaaaaagccaaaggagaataggcggagaagagaaagcaaaGGCAAATAGAAATccgaaagaagatgacgatcCCGCCGTTGGTTGAAGAAATGTCGGGGTAGCGAAGAGCGCTTCGGTCGGGGAGTAGCGGCAGCAAATCGGACAAAGGCCGTACCGCAGATAGGGCTCAGCAATTGGCGAATAGTGACGCAACGGTAAGGGGGTCGAGAAGTCGTTGGCAAGCCGGTCGCtgaagcagcatctggcGATGGTCAAGGCCGCAAGCACGACAGCGTCGATGgccaggagaagcagcaacagGGCGAATGAgggatgaagaaaaggccaagagcgcgagcgaagaaaaaggcccGGATGGGGTCAATCTCCGGGGctgaggagagaaaaaaaaaaaaaaaagaggccacTGAGAGGCAGGTAACAGGGCCCGGCGGCACGTCTCTTGGTGCTTGTAGTGCCGTTCGCTAGCGATGCCAGTGCATGTGGTCAGTGTGGCAGCAGGTGGGGGATCGCAGCAGCGGATCTCGCGTGGCCGAGTGCTAGGGGGGACTAGCGGCCACAGCGGTGCCAGGTGCTAAAGAAGCTCGGCGCATGGCCCTGTCATTCACTGGACAGCGACaactttctttctcttccaggGCTCCTAAACTACTGCTGCAAGGTTTAGGTCGGCTGTCACGCCCAAAAAGGACTGGAACGATAGTGCAGACGCAGGACAAGCCGAGACGGCACTAACAGCACTCCAACTGCGGGCTGCAGGTTCTAGGACTATAGATGTGATCCTACAGCGCCCGAGAAGAGAATATAGAAGCCTGTGACCGCACTGTGGGAAGCCATCCGTGTTCCAGCTGCCCTCTTCCTAATAGGAGACTTGTCGCCTTCTAGGAGCGTTGAGCTCCAAGATGGGGTCCCCAGCCCAAATCCTTTGCCCTCTGCAGGCTATGCTCCACGGAGACTCCATAACACCTATACTGTATGTGCCTACGGGCCGAGTTCTGACTTGTAAGCGCTGGAGAAAATAAtctcaaaggaaaaaaaaagcatggAACACGAAGGCCTCCGAAGCTGGCAGCGTTGCTAATGTCTGGACTACGCCGTATGCTATTACGGCCTGTGGGGAGAGCCGTCGCTCCTCGAGTCAGATCCATATAGGCTGGATGAATCAAGACGAGGCCTCTCCTATTCCGCATTCCACCACTTTACCAGGTAGGTATTTACTCGGCACTATCATCTGCGTTACCCGGTTAGTGCTGTTGcaaggggagaaaaggcaagatgccgagaagcaagaagatggattgAAAAGGTGACAGAAAACCCGGCCCTCCCCTGCATCTACATACGGCGGCATGGCCCTCGCCCAACACAACACACCAAACACAGCAGGCCAAGTCCAGCCCGCCCATTGGCTCGAATCTACCCTCCAGATCGAAGCCTGCCTGGCGACGGTGGCTTGTTCGCGATCACCAGATACCGCCCATATGCACGGAGTGCAAGGAATCTAAAAAGGGTTACCATCCAGCCCTCCATCTATGTACCCTCCCACCCGCGCGGCGCACTTTCCGGCTTGTCGCGAACTGAGAGCGCCCGTCTCTCCATCATGCTCCGGTT is part of the Trichoderma atroviride chromosome 1, complete sequence genome and encodes:
- a CDS encoding uncharacterized protein (EggNog:ENOG41) — encoded protein: MMSSATWNTQDQAMAAASEDDFQQFLDISGMANMGDGMQFDFQGFQDDGSHSIMAQPRQTADALMSDTDPSSMIARSDGLLQNHTPAMAPLPSHMMPASASHEAISNIDAQIQYLQQQKFQQQQRQLQEQQATFFVNQGHSVPPTPQSLEMTPGSGQFYSQAEQMPSRGAYDRGYHQRLAEQDMAFTPLVSPAVTPLDPHFNMDGAFTVPGAYFSPLTSPALHAQNDSSSNYDHNTHSNNSPIDMDLEPLIVPAVNLDLSKKTRKTQATKARSKPGVKSSPISKPLRRKTGPSPAMVSQVLSEVEERNLQIEHGLLPLPAASTDGSDENASVSPENLSEMPPPPIPARRSMSKSPYIRPQTNMQPNHATALLEEQHLPHPATPASLMKLPASKTKKLTTSHQEPQLSDNIESLELPESISNPTLAGSLANVRIASQTPRPEPSTASKGVTFQSMPSPIVRATGTSSATQSPVLLPGPASSSQRKTPQLSARNSRKRSTGSIHASPALLPRISPNIKPLLPGTPGMSVEDHASRLLMSKSNYQNILEGNQVPGVSYPSELSTNLTSKRTSHKIAEQGRRNRINSALQIMASLLPEGKNKIVSGDDSEQKDGKQAHASNSKASVVENAIVHMKTLEKENGDLKQELQALKEQLEKLTGSNGGSVDKTLPMINEEQCAGGGPDAQGDMKMANEAADEPQKAS
- a CDS encoding uncharacterized protein (BUSCO:EOG092D22W1), giving the protein MAPATRHSQNLGHVVEYIPDRLYLGAYVRTPDPDTPLPGTESPRKRASRYADGAAPAPLVTNKNPPCYFTVDDTLLYNAFHHDFGPLHIGHLYRFAIKFHDILGAKENRDRPIVFYSLADPRSRANAACMLACYMVLIQNWPPHLALAPIAQIDPPLMPFRDAGYSQADYGISVQDVVYGVWKAKEEKCCDLDNFDLDQYEMYERVEHGDFNWITPNFLAFASPQHAPVAKITEGSELYPLLPRDVAAVEDHPLLPQPFKNVLSHFSERNIGLVVRLNSHLYSPSYFESMGIQHIDMIFDDGTCPPLSMVRKFIRMAHETITVKKRGVAVHCKAGLGRTGCLIGAYLIYRHGFTANEVISFMRFMRPGMVVGPQQHWLHLNQGTFREWWIEERIERKLRREFAAAAAAAAGGHQVPSTPMRATKSSRNLQATTPSNRSPSNRTPLSEVDHDRSSNVGVHEDYLPAPTPGQPRKGARDRYQHYGRSGSEEQMLAQAAEAAAAAPPPQRRSQGNPEPEEEQLHHLRMRKQRKAAQSSNRNTEKTSTSQNAGYVIDNDASFDAENIGTVKPKSAERPSSQSGTLAKVRARRQAADSPLRSKESAGVRKTSGRVGSAGAGISPAASSTARRVSGTS